A single Cryptococcus deuterogattii R265 chromosome 2, complete sequence DNA region contains:
- a CDS encoding importin subunit beta-1 gives MNAAQLLQDSLSPNQAARESATQQLEAAARDNFHGYLHTLATELANESQSLDVRYAAGLAFKNGIAARDAINQPVLSERWLALPESATNPLKHLSLSTLGSPQHRAGAVAAQCVSAIAAIELPVGKWPELIPQLLEFVQNQDNTGLRVNTLQAVGYICEVIRPDILAAKSNEILTAVVQGARKEEPSHEVQHAAIQALYNSLEFIRDNFEREGERNYIMQVVCEATQSPSVPVQVGAFECLVQIMHLYYEKMDFYMERALFGLTIMGMKHAEEPVALQAIEFWSTVCEEEIELTAQAQDALQYGDHPEIESKGFAKAALNDILPVLLELLSQQNEDDDEDDWTKSMAAAACLQLLAQNIGDEIVGPVVPFVEAGITRQDWQHREAAVMAFGSILDGPDPMTLAPLVTQALGALISMMQSDPSLQVRDTVAWTLSKITETMLEVIDPSVHLRNFITALVMGLNASPRTCNSCCAALNNLVMQISQPPELLTEEVQTTVMSEYYSGILKELMPIAERASNQSNSRSAAVQTIATFLSFSANDTLPVVQEVAVAFIARQEALMAMHNQLVGMDDRNNWNDMQINNCVVIAAFIRRSPALAAPFADRIMTNLIQLISASGKQSGVLEEAFSTIGGLASALEAGFNKYMEAFAPYIITALGSHEDYSVAQAGVFITSDIARSINEGLQPYAESLMSSLIELLRSPIVARQVKPHAISAIGEVALAIGSGFKPFLEATMAILSQAGSTSAPAGDEAMMDFVQTMRESIVDAFIGIMNGFKDSEAGIMLPYAPGILSFLQTCWADEDRSEGFCSASLGLIGDFASAFKNNIKDQITQNWIQEAITSGRSRNASKQSKTNAAYAQHAIKELLK, from the exons ATGAACGCTGCCCAGCTTCTCCAGgactccctctcccccaaCCAGGCCGCCCGAGAATCAGCCACCCAGCAGCTCGAGGCCGCCGCGAGGGACAACTTT CACGGCTACCTCCACACTCTTGCCACAGAGCTCGCCAACGAAAGCCAGAGCCTCGATGTGAGATATGCCGCAGGTCTCGCCTTCAAAAATGGTATCGCCGCCCGA GACGCTATAAACCAGCCCGTGCTTTCTGAACGATGGCTTGCTCTCCCCGAATCAGCCACCAACCCTCTCAAACACCTTTCGCTTTCCACCCTTGGATCTCCCCAACATCGTGCCGGTGCAGTCGCTGCTCAGTGTGTCTCAGCCATCGCTGCAATCGAATTGCCGGTGGGCAAGTGGCCGGAGTTGATCCCTCAATTACTCGAATTTGTGCAGAACCAGGACAACACTGGATTGAGAGTCAACACTTTGCAGGCTGTTGGTTACATCTGTGAAGTCATC CGACCTGATATCCTTGCTGCCAAGTCAAATGAGATCCTTACCGCCGTTGTTCAAGGAGCACGAAAAGAAGAGCCGAGTCATGAGGTTCAACATGCCGCTATTCAGGCCTTGTACAACTCTCTCGAGTTCATTAGGGATAACTTTGAGCGAGAG GGCGAGCGAAACTACATCATGCAGGTTGTGTGCGAGGCTACTCAAAGTCCCTCTGTTCCTGTCCAGGTTGGAGCTTTCGAGTGTCTCGTGCAGATTATGCACTTGTACTACGAAAAGATGGACTTCTATATGGAGCGCGCCCTCTTCGGT CTTACTATCATGGGTATGAAACATGCTGAGGAACCCGTTGCCCTCCAAGCCATCGAATTCTGGAGTACCGTctgtgaagaggagatcgagTTGACCGCTCAGGCCCAAGAC GCTTTGCAATATGGCGACCACCCCGAAATTGAGTCCAAGGGCTTTGCCAAGGCTGCTCTCAATGATATCCTTCCCGTTCTCCTCGAACTCCTTTCTCAGCaaaatgaggatgatgacgaagatgactgGACAAAATCTATGGCCGCTGCTGCCTGTCTGCAGCTTTTGGCTCAGAATATCGGTGATGAGATCGTTGGCCCCGTTGTTCCCTTCGTTGAGGCTGGTATCACCCGACAAGACTGGCAGCACCGAGAGGCTGCCGTCATGGCGTTTGGTTCCATTCTTGACGGTCCTGACCCTATGACTCTCGCTCCCCTCGTGACTCAGGCTCTCGGCGCTCTTATCAGCATGATGCAATCCGATCCTAGCTTGCAGGTCCGAGACACTGTTGCATGGACACTCAGCAAGATCACCGAGACTATGCTCGAGGTCATTGACCCTAGTGTTCATCTCCGCAACTTTATCACAGCCCTTGTCATGGGCCTCAACGCCTCTCCTCGAACTTGTAACAGCTGTTGTGCTGCCCTCAACAACCTTGTCATGCAAATCTCTCAACCTCCTGAGCTTCTTACCGAAGAAGTTCAAACTACCGTCATGTCCGAGTACTACTCTGGTATCCTTAAGGAGTTGATGCCCATTGCAGAGCGAGCCAGCAATCAGTCCAACAGCAGAAGCGCAGCTGTCCAGACTATCgccaccttcctctctttctctgccAACGACACCCTTCCCGTCGTTCAGGAGGTTGCTGTCGCCTTCATCGCTCGTCAGGAAGCCCTTATGGCTATGCACAACCAGCTTGTTGGTATGGATGACCGAAACAACTGGAACGACATGCAGATTAACAACTGTGTTGTCATTGCCGCCTTCATCCGCCGATCACCTGCTTTGGCCGCTCCTTTCGCTGACAGGATTATGACCAACCTCATACAGCTCATTTCTGCCTCTGGCAAGCAGTCTGGTGTACTCGAAGAAGCGTTTTCCACCATTGGTGGTCTTGCCTCCGCCCTTGAAGCTGGTTTCAACAAGTACATGGAGGCCTTTGCTCCTTACATCATTACTGCCCTTGGTTCTCACGAAGACTACTCAGTCGCTCAGGCTGGTGTTTTCATCACCTCTGACATTGCCCGATCCATTAACGAAGGCCTCCAGCCTTACGCCGAGTCTCTCATGTCTTCTCTCATCGAGCTCCTTCGATCTCCTATTGTTGCCAGGCAGGTTAAGCCTCACGCTATCTCCGCCATCGGTGAAGTGGCTCTGGCTATCGGATCGGGCTTCAAGCCCTTCCTCGAAGCGACCATGGCTATCCTTTCTCAAGCTGGATCCACTTCTGCGCCCGCTGGTGATGAGGCTATGATGGACTTTGTGCAGACTATGAGAGAGTCTATTGTTGATGCCTTTATTGGTATCATGAACGGTTTCAAGGACTCTGAGG CTGGTATCATGCTCCCCTACGCTCCTGGtatcctttctttccttcaaaCCTGTTGGGCCGACGAGGACCGCTCCGAAGGCTTCTGCAGTGCCTCTCTCGGTCTCATCGGTGACTTTGCCAGCGCATTCAAGAACAATATCAAGGACCAAATCACACAAAACTGGATTCAAGAGGCTATCACCAGtggcaggagcaggaacGCTTCTAAGCAATCCAAGACTAACGCCGCCTATGCTCAACACGCTATCAAGGAACTGCTCAAATAA
- a CDS encoding ubiquitin carboxyl-terminal hydrolase L5, producing the protein MADDPSGWSLTESDPQVFTQLLKDLGVKGLQVDDLYSLDAETLATLKPIHALIFLFKYVAPDAESSQESAGVEVDPLDNGVWFANQVINNSCGTLAALNAVMNITPQQSVHEDESIQLGSELENLREFGAGMQSLDLGHVLSSSDHIREVHNSFSKSSPFSMDPSAFPEREKEDAYHFVAYLPVNDILYELDGLRRSPIMHAPVEDDWLNTARETIEQRIATYPAGSLMFNLLCVRSAAIPRLERLLNDPSTPAEQKFVLQDQLEHERNKSQKGAMENSLRRHNLLPVVFQLFKSLGESGMAAKAVEDARAKGKERRERMQTKGEAK; encoded by the exons ATGGCAGACGATCCTTCAGGCTGGTCACTTACAGAGTCAGACCCTCAGGTGTTTACCCAGCTCCTCAAGGATTTGGGTGTGAAGGGATTGCAAGTA GACGACCTGTACTCTCTCGATGCTGAAACGCTTGCTACCCTAAAGCCTATTCACGCCCTtattttcctcttcaaataCGTTGCACCAGATGCAGAGTCTTCTCAGGAAAGTGCTGGTGTTGAGGTTGATCCTTTAGATAATGGTGTATGGTTTGCCAACCAG GTTATCAACAACAGTTGCGGAACTCTTGCGGCTCTTAATGCT GTCATGAACATCACGCCTCAACAATCAGTTCACGAGGATGAATCCATTCAACTTGGG AGCGAACTTGAAAACCTGCGAGAGTTTGGTGCGGGCATGCAGTCTCTCGA TCTCGGTCACGTTCTTTCCTCGTCTGATCACATCCGTGAGGTCCACAACTCattctccaaatcctctCCATTTTCTATGGACCCTTCAGCCTTcccagaaagagaaaaggaggatgcCTATCATTTCGTTGCCTACTTGCCTGTCAATGATATCTTGTACGAGCTGGACGGCTTGAGAAGGTCTCCTATCATGCACGCCCCTGTTGAGGATGACTGGCTCAATACCGCTAGGGAAACGATTGAACAGAGAATTGCAACCTATCCTGCTGGATCT CTCATGTTCAACCTTCTCTGCGTCCGATCTGCTGCCATTCCACGACTTGAACGGCTCCTCAACGACCCCTCAACCCCCGCCGAGCAAAAGTTTGTCCTCCAAGATCAACTCGAACACGAACGCAACAAGTCCCAAAAGGGTGCCATGGAAAATTCTTTGAGAAGACACAACTTGCTCCCTGTCGTTTTTCAACTGTTCAAGTCATTGGGCGAAAGTGGTATGGCCG CCAAGGCTGTCGAGGACGCTCGagcaaagggaaaagaaaggcgGGAAAGAATGCAGACCAAGGGCGAGGCCAAGTAA
- a CDS encoding F-type H+-transporting ATPase subunit H has translation MASILRLSAQKAPMAFARSFSVSAVKMDLVQDLYINQLKSYKPAAKAADAHVGSVRSFAAPKAPSAPSLPTDLASELSKFDAEEPTIGGSAPKTVASSEGGESVEEYLAFLEKDLPKADAHH, from the exons ATGGCCTCCATCCTCCGTCTCAGC GCCCAGAAGGCTCCTATGGCTTTTGCCCGATCTTTCTCCGTCTCTGCCGTCAAGATGG ACTTGGTCCAGGACCTCTATATCAACCAGTTGAAGTCCTACAAGCCTGCTGCCAAG GCCGCTGATGCCCACGTCGGCTCTGTCCGCAGCTTCGCTGCCCCCAAGGCCCCTTCcgctccctctcttcccaccGACCTCGCTTCCGAGCTCTCCAAGTTCGACGCTGAGGAGCCCACTATCGGCGGTTCTGCTCCCAAGACTGTTGCTTCTTCCGAAGGCGGTGAGAGCGTTGAGGAGTACCTTGCTTTCCTCGAGAAGGACCTCCCCAAGGCCGACGCTCACCACTAG